In Montipora capricornis isolate CH-2021 chromosome 4, ASM3666992v2, whole genome shotgun sequence, a single genomic region encodes these proteins:
- the LOC138046575 gene encoding mRNA export factor GLE1-like codes for MEWKYEHDAMFCKEVRLMQPFKAKKGSPERGPIWNFIAESLNDQIDKPKFRVNKRSVRERYNLLAEKYKTKIRNEEKASGISPEITELDMLLEEILALEEEMVTQIHAQDKVSEEKGKAQAQEMRKKALERLGETQKRKADQGEEHVQQKKHRTSGSETIAYLRQRAEENMKLKVEEQQTQRDMQVSFQQQQQQMLHAFHKQSEQQHALLALSQQQNQMLLALIQKLVSK; via the coding sequence ATGGAGTGGAAGTATGAACACGATGCCATGTTTTGCAAAGAGGTGCGCCTTATGCAGCCTTTTAAGGCAAAAAAAGGCAGTCCCGAAAGAGGACCGATATGGAATTTCATTGCCGAAAGTCTGAATGATCAAATTGACAAGCCAAAGTTTAGAGTAAACAAACGTTCAGTAAGGGAAAGATACAACCTGCTTGCGGAGAAGTACAAGACAAAGATTAGAAACGAAGAGAAAGCATCTGGTATCAGCCCAGAAATCACTGAGCTCGATATGCTACTGGAAGAAATTTTAGCCCTAGAGGAAGAGATGGTGACACAAATCCATGCTCAGGATAAAGTctcagaagaaaaaggaaaagcacAAGCTCAGGAAATGCGAAAGAAAGCTCTTGAAAGACTGGGTGAAACTCAAAAACGGAAAGCTGATCAAGGAGAGGAGCATGTACAGCAGAAGAAACACCGAACCAGTGGAAGTGAGACCATAGCTTATCTCAGACAACGGGCTGAGGAAAATATGAAATTAAAGGTGGAGGAGCAACAAACCCAGCGAGACATGCAGGTGTCattccaacaacaacagcagcaaatgCTACATGCATTTCATAAGCAGAGTGAACAACAACATGCCTTACTGGCCCTTTCACAGCAGCAAAATCAAATGCTTCTTGCACTCATACAAAAACTTGTTTCTAAgtga